One genomic window of Medicago truncatula cultivar Jemalong A17 chromosome 1, MtrunA17r5.0-ANR, whole genome shotgun sequence includes the following:
- the LOC112422079 gene encoding 40S ribosomal protein S18-like, with amino-acid sequence MSLVANEEFQHILRVLNTNVDGKQKIQFAMTSIKGIGRRFANICCKKADVDMNKRAGELSAAELDNIMIVVANPRQFKVPDWFLNRKKDYKDGKFSQVVSNQFDMKLRDDLERLEKIRNHRGLRHYWGLRVRGQHTKTTGRRGKTVGVSKKR; translated from the coding sequence ATGTCTTTGGTTGCGAACGAAGAATTTCAGCACATTCTGCGTGTGTTGAACACTAACGTTGATGGAAAGCAGAAGATCCAGTTCGCAATGACATCCATCAAGGGTATTGGTAGGAGATTTGCTAACATTTGCTGTAAGAAGGCTGATGTTGACATGAACAAGAGGGCTGGTGAATTAAGTGCTGCAGAGTTGGATAATATTATGATAGTGGTTGCGAATCCTCGTCAATTCAAGGTTCCAGATTGGTTTTTGAACAGAAAGAAGGATTACAAGGATGGGAAATTCTCTCAAGTTGTATCCAATCAATTTGACATGAAGCTGAGGGATGATTTGGAGAGACTCGAGAAGATCCGTAATCATCGTGGATTGAGGCACTACTGGGGCCTTCGTGTTCGTGGTCAGCATACCAAGACTACTGGCCGCAGAGGAAAGACAGTTGGTGTGTCAAAGAAGCGTTAA
- the LOC25485810 gene encoding deubiquitinase OTUD6B encodes MLGVLCATRSRPWIFSSHHHHHAFRLSHATVAPLTFPARRHHSTACNNLQISTGGGAASIWHAITPCGGDGFRTGGVMLHHDHELKGEGSWNVAWDARPARWLHRSDSAWLLFGVCACLAPPVVLDVDPEAAAPTPAVFPNESSEGREMKDELSDERDDELNADYRVTGVLADGRCLFRAIAHGACLKNGEEAPNESRQRELADELRVKVAEELLNRRKETEWFIEGDFDTYVTRIQQTYVWGGEPELLMASHVLKTPIYVFMRDASSMDLVNIAKYGEEYMNDEEISINVLFHRHGHYELLETL; translated from the exons ATGCTTGGTGTACTCTGCGCCACTCGCTCTCGTCCTTGGATCTTCTCttcccaccaccaccaccacgcCTTTCGTCTCTCTCACGCCACTGTCGCTCCTCTCACTTTCCCCGCCCGCCGCCACCATTCCACCGCTTGCAACAACCTCCAAATCTCAACCGGCGGTGGAGCTGCTTCGATATGGCACGCGATTACTCCTTGCGGCGGCGACGGATTCCGAACCGGCGGTGTGATGCTTCATCATGACCACGAACTCAAAGGTGAAGGATCGTGGAACGTTGCTTGGGATGCTCGTCCTGCTAGATGGCTTCATCGTTCCGACTCCGCTTGGCTTCTTTTCGGTGTCTGCGCTTGCCTTGCGCCGCCGGTTGTGCTTGACGTTGATCCCGAGGCGGCGGCGCCGACTCCAGCTGTTTTTCCGAACGAGAGTTCCGAGGGACGTGAAATGAAAGATGAGCTGTCCGATGAACGTGACGATGAACTCAACGCTGATTACAGAGTCACGG gGGTGCTTGCTGATGGTCGGTGTCTGTTCAGAGCAATAGCTCATGGAGCTTGCTTGAAAAATGGAGAGGAAGCGCCGAATGAAAGTCGACAGAGGGAACTTGCCGACGAATTAAGGGTTAAA GTTGCTGAAGAACTGTTGAACAGGCGTAAGGAAACAGAATG GTTTATAGAAGGGGATTTTGACACATATGTGACCAGAATTCAACAGACTTATGTTTGGGGAGGGGAACCTGAGCTATTAATGGCTTCTCATGTTTTGAA GACTCCAATATATGTCTTCATGAGAGATGCAAGCTCAATGGATTTGGTAAATATAGCAAAATATGGTGAAGAATATATGAATGATGAGGAGATTTCCATCAATGTGCTATTTCATCGACATGGTCACTACGAACTATTGGAGACCTTATGA